In Flavobacterium sp. WV_118_3, one DNA window encodes the following:
- a CDS encoding deoxyhypusine synthase family protein, protein MSKGPISQFIEKYYLHFNSATVVDAAKAYEAQLQNGAKMMVTLAGAMSTAELGKIFAEMIRQDKVQIISCTGANLEEDIMNLVAHSHYERVPNYRDLTPQEEWDLLERGLNRVTDTCIPEHEAFRRLQKHIHKIWKDAEDAGERYFPHEFMYKMLLSGCLEEYYEIDLKDSWMYAAAEKNLPIVVPGWEDSTMGNIFASYVIKGELKATTMKSGIEYMTFLADWYTKNSDKGVGFFQIGGGIAGDFPICVVPMLYQDMEMHDVPFWSYFCQISDSTTSYGSYSGAVPNEKITWGKLDINTPKFVIESDATIVAPLIFAYLLDM, encoded by the coding sequence ATGAGTAAAGGACCAATCAGTCAGTTTATTGAAAAGTATTATTTACATTTCAACTCTGCGACGGTAGTTGATGCGGCCAAAGCCTACGAAGCACAATTACAGAACGGTGCAAAAATGATGGTGACATTAGCCGGAGCTATGAGTACAGCAGAATTAGGAAAGATTTTTGCTGAAATGATCCGTCAAGATAAAGTACAAATTATCTCCTGTACAGGAGCTAACCTAGAAGAGGATATCATGAACCTTGTGGCTCACTCGCACTACGAGCGTGTTCCAAACTACCGTGATTTAACACCTCAGGAGGAGTGGGATTTATTGGAAAGAGGTTTGAACCGTGTTACCGATACTTGTATTCCGGAGCACGAAGCATTCCGTCGTCTACAAAAACATATCCACAAAATCTGGAAAGATGCAGAAGATGCCGGAGAGCGTTATTTCCCGCATGAATTCATGTATAAAATGTTACTTTCAGGATGTCTGGAAGAATATTACGAAATCGACTTAAAAGACAGTTGGATGTATGCTGCGGCAGAAAAAAACCTACCTATTGTTGTTCCGGGATGGGAAGACAGTACCATGGGTAATATCTTTGCTTCCTACGTAATTAAAGGCGAATTAAAAGCAACAACCATGAAATCGGGTATCGAATACATGACGTTCCTTGCCGACTGGTATACTAAAAACAGCGACAAAGGCGTTGGTTTCTTCCAAATTGGTGGTGGTATTGCCGGTGATTTCCCTATTTGTGTGGTTCCGATGTTGTATCAGGATATGGAAATGCACGATGTACCTTTCTGGAGTTACTTCTGTCAGATCTCTGATTCAACCACAAGTTACGGTTCGTATTCCGGAGCGGTTCCAAATGAAAAAATCACTTGGGGTAAACTGGATATCAATACACCGAAATTTGTAATCGAATCGGATGCAACTATTGTGGCACCGCTTATTTTTGCTTATCTATTGGATATGTAA
- a CDS encoding DinB family protein, which yields METKQLLEELTTITRNNIEIGNSFKANNPKTLNWRQSEKSWSILECLEHLNRYGDFYLPELNRCIAKARYKKPQLFYKTGVLGGYFARMMKAASQTKINSLKSYNPIGSQLDQGVLDVFITQQETLLLILDQAQQVDLIKNKTAISLSRLIRLQLGDTLSFLIYHNERHIKQASNVLKQYSTNI from the coding sequence ATGGAAACAAAACAACTACTGGAGGAATTAACCACAATAACCCGGAACAATATTGAAATTGGAAATTCTTTTAAAGCTAATAATCCGAAAACACTCAACTGGCGGCAATCGGAAAAAAGCTGGAGTATTCTGGAATGTCTTGAACATCTGAATCGTTATGGCGATTTTTATCTGCCGGAGCTAAATCGTTGTATTGCAAAAGCCCGTTATAAAAAGCCGCAATTGTTTTATAAAACCGGAGTTTTAGGCGGTTATTTTGCCCGAATGATGAAAGCAGCAAGTCAGACAAAAATTAATTCCTTAAAAAGTTATAATCCAATCGGTAGTCAACTGGATCAAGGTGTTCTGGATGTTTTTATTACGCAACAGGAAACGTTGTTACTTATTCTTGATCAGGCACAGCAAGTTGATCTGATCAAAAACAAAACCGCTATTAGCCTGAGCAGGCTTATTCGTTTGCAACTGGGCGATACCCTATCGTTTCTGATTTACCATAACGAACGTCATATCAAACAGGCTTCGAATGTTTTAAAACAGTATTCAACAAATATTTAA
- the fabG gene encoding 3-oxoacyl-[acyl-carrier-protein] reductase translates to MKLLEGKTAIITGASRGIGRGIAEVFAKQGANVAFTYSASAEAAKALENELMALGVKAKGYQSNAADFNEAQKLVDDVIAEFGNVDILINNAGITKDNLLMRISEEDFDSVIDVNLKSVFNMTKAVQRIMLKNRAGSIINMSSVVGVKGNAGQTNYAASKAGVIGFSKSVALELGSRNIRCNVIAPGFIETEMTAKLNEDVVKGWRENIPLKRGGTPEDVANACVFLSSDMSAYVTGQVLNVDGGMLT, encoded by the coding sequence ATGAAATTACTGGAAGGAAAAACCGCAATCATCACAGGAGCGAGTAGAGGAATCGGAAGAGGAATTGCCGAAGTATTTGCCAAACAAGGTGCTAATGTAGCTTTTACCTATAGTGCTTCTGCCGAAGCAGCAAAAGCTTTAGAAAACGAATTAATGGCTTTAGGTGTAAAAGCAAAAGGATACCAGTCGAATGCAGCTGATTTTAATGAAGCTCAGAAATTAGTAGATGATGTAATTGCAGAATTCGGAAATGTAGATATTCTGATCAATAACGCGGGAATTACAAAAGACAACCTTTTAATGCGTATTTCGGAAGAGGATTTCGACAGCGTAATCGATGTAAACCTTAAATCGGTTTTCAACATGACGAAAGCGGTACAACGAATTATGCTAAAAAACCGTGCGGGTTCTATTATCAATATGAGTTCGGTGGTTGGAGTAAAAGGAAATGCTGGACAAACCAACTACGCGGCTTCTAAAGCAGGTGTAATCGGTTTCTCAAAATCGGTAGCCTTGGAGTTAGGTTCCCGTAATATCCGTTGTAACGTAATTGCACCGGGATTCATCGAAACGGAAATGACGGCTAAATTAAACGAAGACGTTGTAAAAGGATGGAGAGAAAACATTCCATTGAAAAGAGGCGGAACGCCGGAAGATGTAGCCAATGCATGCGTTTTCTTATCGTCTGACATGAGTGCGTACGTAACTGGTCAGGTGTTGAATGTTGATGGAGGTATGTTGACATAA
- a CDS encoding Crp/Fnr family transcriptional regulator, protein MNAIETLYTLLLENKLWETETIFKRNAYLITEGCLDSTVFFIVEGSVRVFTVDTEEENTIRFGYKNSFVTAIDCFFTDKPTQFYIQALKKCTVQTISKKRLLAFIESDLTHLKLWNTILGQLILQQMERERDLLMASPVDRYKSVLKRSPQVFQEIPDKYIASYLRMTAETLSRIKKS, encoded by the coding sequence ATGAATGCTATCGAAACTTTATATACTTTATTATTAGAAAACAAGCTTTGGGAAACCGAAACGATTTTTAAACGAAATGCTTACCTGATAACCGAAGGCTGCCTGGATTCGACTGTTTTCTTTATTGTTGAAGGTAGTGTTCGGGTATTTACCGTTGATACGGAAGAAGAAAATACCATTCGGTTTGGTTATAAAAATTCGTTTGTTACGGCGATTGACTGTTTTTTTACCGACAAACCTACTCAGTTTTATATTCAGGCGCTCAAAAAATGTACGGTTCAAACCATTTCTAAAAAAAGGCTGCTCGCATTTATAGAAAGCGATCTAACGCATTTAAAATTATGGAATACAATACTCGGTCAGCTGATACTCCAACAAATGGAACGGGAAAGAGATCTGCTAATGGCTTCGCCTGTCGATCGGTATAAAAGTGTTTTAAAACGAAGTCCGCAGGTTTTTCAGGAAATTCCGGATAAATATATCGCTTCCTATCTTCGTATGACAGCCGAAACTTTATCGCGCATTAAAAAGTCTTGA
- the sucD gene encoding succinate--CoA ligase subunit alpha yields MSVLVNKDSKIIVQGFTGSEGTFHATQMIEYGSNVVGGVTPGKGGTTHLDRPVFNTVKDAVDQAGADTTIIFVPPAFAADAIMEAADAGIKVIITITEGIPVADMIKAYDYIKHRDCRLVGPNCPGVITPGEAKVGIMPGFVFKKGTVGIVSKSGTLTYEAADQVVKQGLGITTAIGIGGDPIIGTTTKEAVELLMNDPETECIIMIGEIGGQLEADAAHWIKADGNRKPVIGFIAGETAPKGRTMGHAGAIVGGSDDTAEAKKRIMRENGIHVVDSPAEIGKKVKEVLG; encoded by the coding sequence ATGAGTGTTTTAGTAAATAAAGATTCTAAAATAATTGTTCAAGGATTTACAGGTAGCGAAGGAACTTTCCATGCTACGCAAATGATTGAATATGGTAGTAACGTTGTAGGTGGAGTTACTCCGGGTAAAGGAGGAACAACCCACTTGGACCGTCCGGTTTTCAACACGGTAAAAGACGCTGTTGATCAGGCGGGTGCCGATACGACTATCATTTTCGTTCCGCCAGCTTTTGCTGCTGATGCAATTATGGAAGCTGCGGATGCGGGTATCAAAGTGATCATCACGATTACAGAAGGTATTCCGGTAGCCGATATGATTAAAGCTTATGATTATATTAAACACAGAGACTGTCGTTTAGTTGGACCTAACTGTCCGGGTGTAATCACTCCGGGTGAAGCTAAAGTTGGTATCATGCCAGGTTTCGTTTTCAAAAAAGGAACTGTAGGTATCGTTTCTAAATCAGGAACGTTAACATACGAAGCAGCTGATCAGGTTGTAAAACAAGGTTTAGGAATTACTACAGCTATCGGAATTGGTGGTGACCCGATCATCGGAACTACTACTAAAGAAGCGGTTGAATTATTAATGAACGATCCGGAAACAGAATGTATCATTATGATCGGTGAGATCGGTGGACAACTGGAAGCAGATGCGGCACATTGGATCAAAGCCGACGGAAACCGTAAACCGGTAATCGGATTTATCGCTGGTGAAACCGCTCCGAAAGGAAGAACAATGGGGCATGCTGGTGCGATTGTTGGAGGAAGTGATGATACTGCTGAAGCTAAAAAACGTATCATGAGAGAAAATGGAATCCACGTGGTAGATTCTCCGGCTGAAATCGGTAAAAAAGTAAAAGAAGTATTGGGTTAA
- a CDS encoding arginine decarboxylase, producing MNTKYYDLINQTFYFPQEEFTLNKDNLQFHNIDLMKLVEQYGTPLKFTYLPQISNNINKAKGWFRKAMEKHKYEGKYYYCYCTKSSHFEFVMNEAFKNNIHIETSSAFDVNIVENLMAQGKINKNTYVVCNGFKREQYIDNIAKLINNGHSKTIPVIDNYEELDLLQEKIEGKFKIGIRIAAEEEPKFEFYTSRLGIGYKNIVPFYRKQIQENKNVELKMLHFFINTGIRDTAYYWNELLKCMKVYIALKKECPSLDSLNIGGGFPIKNSLAFEYDYEYMISEILNQIKIACDDADVPVPHIFTEFGSFTVGESGGAIYQVLYQKQQNDREKWNMIDSSFITTLPDTWAINKRFVMMAVNRWNDTYERVLLGGLTCDSDDYYNSEQHMNAVYLPKYNKEKPLYIGFFNTGAYQETIGGFGGLHHCLIPQPKHILIDRDENGIVATEVFSEQQTADEVLKILGYEKKEK from the coding sequence ATGAATACAAAATATTACGACCTGATCAACCAGACTTTCTATTTTCCTCAGGAGGAATTTACATTAAATAAAGACAACCTTCAGTTTCACAATATCGATTTGATGAAATTGGTTGAACAATACGGTACGCCGTTAAAGTTTACGTATTTGCCACAAATTTCCAATAATATCAACAAGGCCAAAGGATGGTTCCGTAAGGCTATGGAAAAACACAAATACGAAGGAAAATATTACTACTGCTATTGTACCAAAAGTTCACACTTCGAATTTGTGATGAACGAGGCATTTAAAAACAATATTCATATCGAAACGTCTTCGGCTTTCGACGTGAATATCGTGGAAAACCTAATGGCACAAGGTAAAATCAACAAAAACACCTATGTTGTTTGTAACGGTTTTAAACGTGAACAATATATTGATAATATTGCAAAACTGATCAACAACGGTCATTCAAAAACGATTCCGGTAATCGACAATTATGAAGAATTGGATTTATTACAGGAAAAAATCGAAGGTAAGTTTAAAATCGGTATTCGTATTGCGGCTGAGGAAGAACCGAAATTCGAGTTCTATACCTCTCGTTTGGGAATCGGCTATAAAAACATCGTTCCGTTTTACAGAAAGCAAATTCAGGAAAACAAGAATGTGGAACTAAAAATGCTACACTTCTTTATCAATACCGGTATTCGCGATACGGCCTACTACTGGAATGAGCTTTTAAAATGTATGAAAGTATATATCGCCTTGAAAAAAGAATGTCCTTCTTTAGACAGTCTTAATATTGGTGGTGGTTTCCCGATTAAAAATTCTTTGGCTTTCGAATACGATTATGAATATATGATCAGCGAAATCCTAAACCAAATCAAAATTGCGTGTGACGATGCCGATGTTCCGGTACCGCATATCTTTACCGAGTTTGGTTCGTTTACCGTTGGAGAATCCGGAGGTGCGATTTACCAGGTGTTGTATCAGAAACAACAAAATGACCGTGAAAAATGGAACATGATCGATTCGTCTTTCATTACTACTTTACCGGATACCTGGGCGATTAACAAACGTTTTGTTATGATGGCCGTAAACCGTTGGAACGATACGTACGAACGGGTATTATTAGGTGGATTAACGTGTGATAGCGACGATTATTACAATTCCGAGCAGCATATGAACGCAGTTTACCTTCCGAAATACAACAAGGAAAAACCGTTGTATATCGGTTTCTTTAACACCGGAGCGTATCAGGAAACGATCGGTGGTTTCGGAGGTCTACACCACTGTCTGATTCCACAACCGAAACATATCCTTATTGACCGCGACGAAAATGGTATTGTAGCTACTGAAGTATTTTCGGAACAACAAACTGCCGACGAGGTGCTGAAGATTTTAGGTTACGAGAAAAAAGAAAAATAA
- a CDS encoding Na+/H+ antiporter NhaC family protein gives MKKNKTKSGALALLPLFVFIFTFLGAGILLDDFYAFPSPVAVLTGIITAFLLFKPSITDKVDTLIKGCGDSKIMTMCLIYLLAGAFGSVTKAMGGVDSVVNLGINHINSEYFPLGIFLIASFLSTATGTSVGAIVALGPIAVSLADKSGASLPLISGSLLGGAMLGDNLSIISDTTIAATQSLGCEMKDKFKVNLFIALPAALITILLLLFFGFNSEVATVVIEKGTYEWINLLPYVLVVILAIMGLNVFVTLLTGIVMAGIIGLVGNDFAVLDFTKIVYEGFTSMTDIFLLSMLTGGLAALVEQAGGINYVLKTVKSRVKNKRSAQLGIGALVSFVNLAIANNTVSIVITGSIAKEINDEYHLSPRKTATILDIFSCIVQGILPYGAQVLLLLNFAGGKLGFFDLIGNTWYIVFLFLFTLIAIYSRYWDRLTNKFFKV, from the coding sequence ATGAAAAAAAACAAAACAAAAAGCGGCGCGTTAGCGTTATTGCCGTTATTCGTATTTATTTTTACTTTTTTAGGAGCCGGCATACTGCTGGACGATTTTTATGCCTTTCCGTCGCCGGTAGCGGTGCTAACCGGAATCATTACAGCCTTTCTTTTATTTAAACCATCCATTACGGATAAAGTCGATACTCTGATCAAAGGATGTGGCGACAGTAAAATCATGACCATGTGTCTTATTTATCTGTTGGCCGGGGCTTTTGGCAGTGTGACCAAGGCTATGGGCGGTGTCGATTCGGTTGTGAATCTGGGAATCAATCATATTAATTCGGAATATTTTCCGTTGGGAATTTTCCTGATTGCGTCCTTTTTGTCTACGGCAACCGGAACTTCGGTCGGTGCGATAGTGGCATTAGGGCCTATTGCGGTAAGTCTGGCCGATAAAAGTGGTGCTTCTTTACCATTAATTAGCGGATCGTTATTAGGTGGTGCGATGTTAGGGGATAACCTGTCGATCATTTCCGATACGACCATCGCCGCAACCCAATCGTTAGGTTGTGAAATGAAAGATAAATTCAAAGTCAATCTGTTTATCGCGTTGCCAGCTGCGTTGATCACCATTTTACTTTTGTTGTTTTTCGGTTTTAACAGCGAAGTGGCAACAGTGGTTATCGAAAAAGGAACGTACGAATGGATTAACCTGTTACCGTATGTATTAGTTGTTATTTTGGCGATAATGGGATTAAATGTTTTTGTAACGCTGCTAACCGGTATTGTGATGGCAGGAATTATTGGATTAGTAGGAAATGATTTCGCTGTATTGGATTTTACAAAAATTGTATACGAAGGATTTACCAGTATGACTGATATTTTCTTATTATCGATGTTGACCGGAGGATTGGCAGCCTTGGTTGAACAGGCAGGTGGGATCAATTACGTACTAAAGACGGTCAAATCGAGGGTTAAAAACAAGCGATCGGCGCAATTGGGAATCGGTGCACTGGTGAGTTTTGTAAATCTGGCCATTGCGAATAATACGGTATCGATAGTGATCACAGGAAGTATCGCTAAAGAAATCAACGACGAATACCATTTGAGTCCGCGTAAAACAGCAACCATACTCGATATCTTTTCCTGCATCGTACAAGGGATTCTGCCGTATGGCGCTCAGGTATTGTTATTGTTGAATTTCGCCGGTGGTAAACTCGGTTTTTTCGACCTGATCGGGAATACCTGGTATATAGTCTTTCTGTTTTTGTTTACACTTATAGCGATCTATAGCCGTTATTGGGACCGATTAACCAATAAATTCTTTAAAGTTTAG
- a CDS encoding DNA primase has product MKRVIVDYAKLTNEILTLLVEKFPDGYDDSDVIRFKNAKNETVEAVEVRTEDTIYLVKVSTKLADRIENFDDDEDDIAAEDTLDIKGLDIEDGEDDDAKKSKPSKPKKSQDDGDEDDEDDEDYDDEDDDEDRDYDEDDEEDDDEE; this is encoded by the coding sequence ATGAAAAGAGTAATTGTAGATTACGCTAAATTAACAAATGAGATCTTAACTCTCTTAGTTGAGAAATTTCCCGACGGATACGATGATTCTGATGTTATCCGTTTTAAGAATGCTAAGAATGAAACAGTTGAAGCAGTTGAAGTACGAACTGAAGATACGATCTACTTAGTAAAAGTAAGTACTAAGCTTGCTGATAGAATTGAAAATTTCGACGATGATGAAGATGATATCGCAGCAGAAGATACATTAGACATCAAAGGACTTGACATCGAAGATGGCGAGGATGACGACGCTAAAAAGTCGAAACCATCCAAACCTAAAAAATCTCAGGATGACGGAGATGAGGATGATGAAGATGATGAGGACTACGATGACGAGGACGATGATGAAGATCGCGATTATGACGAGGACGACGAAGAAGACGATGACGAAGAGTAA
- a CDS encoding nuclear transport factor 2 family protein, translating into MNKERVKEFYLSNGPLNRSLMEEFLHDGIIFNWHSSKGFLQLDKQDLLELATELSKSYVASRIEINHILEDNDKVSLQYTHYVAPIENPNEEMILAHFMVICELKDDKLYKVYQMSQLN; encoded by the coding sequence ATGAATAAGGAGCGGGTTAAAGAATTTTATCTGTCAAATGGACCGTTAAACAGAAGTTTAATGGAAGAATTTCTACACGATGGAATCATTTTTAACTGGCATAGTTCCAAAGGCTTTTTACAACTGGACAAACAGGATTTACTGGAACTGGCAACAGAGTTAAGTAAATCGTATGTCGCGTCAAGGATCGAAATCAATCATATTCTGGAAGACAATGATAAGGTATCGCTACAGTATACCCATTATGTAGCGCCTATTGAAAACCCGAATGAAGAGATGATTTTGGCGCATTTTATGGTCATCTGTGAACTCAAAGACGATAAGCTCTATAAGGTTTACCAGATGAGCCAGTTGAACTAG
- a CDS encoding type II toxin-antitoxin system antitoxin SocA domain-containing protein has product MSYSATTIANYFIKKYATTGELTPLKLIKLVYVSYGWYLETFESKAPLVNEKPQAWRHGPVFPSLYYNLKQHGKSFVKEPVNCHTTEVITDEDARFLDKVWEIYGQKDGIYLSALTHKDGTPWSETYPKGENLIIPDPLIKEYYKKLLE; this is encoded by the coding sequence ATGAGTTATAGTGCCACAACCATTGCCAACTACTTTATTAAAAAATATGCCACTACCGGAGAATTGACACCTTTAAAATTGATAAAACTGGTTTATGTTTCTTATGGATGGTATTTGGAAACCTTTGAAAGTAAAGCACCATTAGTCAACGAAAAACCACAGGCATGGCGTCATGGTCCTGTTTTTCCTTCTTTATATTATAACTTAAAACAGCACGGTAAAAGTTTTGTCAAAGAGCCTGTCAATTGCCATACAACTGAAGTAATCACCGATGAAGATGCTCGCTTTTTGGATAAAGTTTGGGAAATATACGGGCAAAAAGATGGAATTTATTTGAGTGCCCTTACCCATAAAGACGGAACACCCTGGTCTGAAACCTATCCGAAAGGAGAAAATCTAATAATTCCGGATCCTTTAATTAAAGAGTATTATAAGAAGCTGCTCGAATAA
- the aroB gene encoding 3-dehydroquinate synthase: MQTIQSNGYSIYFNENCYTFLSETLYKGAYSKIFIVVDSETANYCMPDFLANLATEIPIEIIEFEAGEVYKNIETCTQIWQALTELGADRKSIIINVGGGVVTDLGGFVACTYKRGIDFINVPTTLLAMVDASVGGKNGVDLGNLKNQVGVIQNPIAVLIDTHYLETLPQSQMRSGLAEMLKHGLIQDRAYWTKFGNLSSLNTDDLNELIHQSVRIKNNVVTQDPTEKGLRKALNFGHTLGHAIESYFLENENKETLLHGEAIAIGMILESYLSLEKELLTENEYQEIKSVIADIYPAVPFTEKDIENCIDLLIHDKKNEFGKVKFALLNGIGAVKIDEEIENDLIYKAFDDYKN; the protein is encoded by the coding sequence ATGCAAACAATCCAGTCCAACGGTTATTCCATCTATTTTAACGAAAACTGCTATACATTTTTAAGTGAAACACTCTATAAGGGTGCCTATTCGAAAATTTTTATCGTAGTCGACAGTGAAACAGCAAATTACTGTATGCCGGATTTTTTAGCCAATCTTGCTACCGAAATCCCGATTGAGATTATCGAATTCGAAGCCGGAGAGGTCTATAAAAACATCGAAACCTGTACACAGATCTGGCAGGCGCTAACCGAATTGGGTGCCGATCGAAAGAGTATCATTATTAATGTAGGCGGTGGCGTGGTGACCGATTTGGGCGGATTTGTAGCTTGTACCTATAAAAGAGGAATCGATTTTATTAATGTACCCACTACCCTTTTGGCGATGGTCGATGCTTCGGTAGGTGGTAAAAATGGTGTGGATCTCGGCAATCTTAAAAATCAGGTGGGTGTGATTCAGAATCCGATTGCGGTTTTAATCGATACGCATTATCTGGAAACCTTACCGCAAAGTCAGATGCGTTCCGGATTAGCCGAAATGCTGAAACACGGATTGATTCAGGATCGTGCCTATTGGACCAAATTCGGGAATCTTTCCAGTCTGAATACTGACGATTTAAACGAATTAATTCATCAATCGGTGCGCATTAAAAATAATGTGGTAACGCAGGATCCGACAGAAAAAGGATTGCGTAAAGCGTTAAACTTTGGACATACGCTGGGACATGCCATTGAAAGTTATTTTCTTGAAAATGAAAACAAGGAAACACTCCTTCACGGTGAAGCTATCGCTATCGGAATGATCCTGGAAAGCTATTTATCACTCGAAAAAGAGTTGTTGACCGAAAATGAATATCAGGAAATAAAAAGTGTCATTGCCGATATTTATCCGGCGGTTCCTTTTACCGAAAAGGACATCGAAAATTGTATCGATTTGCTGATTCACGACAAGAAAAATGAATTCGGAAAAGTGAAGTTTGCCCTTTTAAACGGAATCGGTGCCGTAAAAATCGACGAAGAGATCGAAAATGACCTGATTTATAAGGCTTTTGACGATTATAAAAACTAA
- a CDS encoding proline dehydrogenase family protein — protein sequence MEKIFNNTQVAFALKSDTELDRAYFLFKMIDNEPLVKIGTAVTNFALKAHLPVEGLIRATVFDHFCGGVSEDDCLKVVDKMFTKGVTSVLDYSVEGKEDEAQFNAALEMTLKTIEFAKEREAIPFAVFKPTGLGRFFLYEKLGEKKQLTPEEQSEWDRVVARFEKVCRTAYEKDVALLIDGEESWMQDAADSLVADMMRKYNKEKAIIYNTLQMYRWDRLDYLKKLHAEAKAEGFHIGMKIVRGAYMEKENKRAEEKGYKSPICESKEATDINYDNAIQYMIENIDMMAIFAGTHNENSSYRLMQLMEEHHIPKHDSRVFFGQLYGMSDNISYNLAANDFNVSKYLPFGPVRDVMPYLIRRAEENTSVAGQTSRELTLLKNERKRRKIEDN from the coding sequence ATGGAAAAAATATTTAACAACACACAGGTTGCTTTTGCACTAAAAAGCGATACGGAGCTTGACCGAGCTTATTTTCTTTTTAAAATGATTGACAATGAACCTTTGGTGAAAATAGGAACCGCGGTGACTAATTTTGCCCTAAAGGCCCATTTACCGGTAGAAGGATTAATCCGGGCTACGGTATTTGATCATTTTTGTGGTGGTGTAAGTGAAGATGACTGTCTGAAAGTAGTGGACAAAATGTTTACCAAAGGCGTGACTTCCGTTTTGGATTATTCCGTTGAAGGAAAAGAGGACGAAGCGCAGTTTAATGCGGCATTGGAAATGACCTTAAAAACCATTGAATTTGCCAAAGAACGTGAAGCAATTCCGTTTGCGGTATTTAAACCAACCGGATTGGGACGTTTTTTCCTGTATGAAAAATTAGGGGAGAAAAAACAGTTAACACCGGAAGAGCAATCCGAATGGGATAGAGTAGTAGCGCGTTTTGAAAAAGTTTGTCGTACGGCCTACGAAAAAGATGTGGCCTTATTGATTGACGGTGAGGAAAGTTGGATGCAGGATGCTGCCGATTCGTTGGTTGCCGATATGATGCGTAAATACAACAAAGAAAAAGCGATTATCTATAATACGTTACAAATGTACCGTTGGGATCGTCTGGATTACCTGAAAAAACTACATGCGGAAGCGAAAGCAGAAGGATTTCATATTGGAATGAAGATTGTACGCGGTGCTTATATGGAGAAAGAAAACAAACGTGCCGAGGAAAAAGGATATAAATCACCTATTTGTGAATCGAAAGAGGCCACGGATATCAATTATGACAATGCGATCCAATATATGATCGAAAACATTGACATGATGGCGATTTTTGCCGGTACGCATAACGAAAACAGTTCGTACCGTTTAATGCAGCTAATGGAAGAACACCATATTCCGAAACACGATTCCCGTGTATTCTTTGGTCAGCTATACGGAATGAGCGACAATATCAGTTATAATCTGGCAGCAAACGATTTTAACGTATCGAAATATTTACCGTTCGGTCCGGTTCGTGATGTGATGCCGTACCTGATTCGTCGTGCGGAAGAAAATACTTCGGTTGCGGGACAAACCAGTCGGGAGTTAACCTTACTGAAAAACGAAAGAAAACGTCGAAAAATAGAAGATAATTAA
- a CDS encoding DUF6232 family protein, protein MDKKDTSEKVFYKDSNVFVTQSRYVTGNKTYTMRNISSVTISKITESRFGPKLITIIGILIIFISTNLQALGGLLIILGIIWYILIKDSFTVRISTNSGEINSLRSKDKLYIEKIIKAINNAIIYRG, encoded by the coding sequence ATGGACAAAAAAGATACTTCCGAAAAGGTTTTTTACAAAGACTCAAATGTGTTTGTAACCCAATCCAGATATGTTACTGGCAATAAAACTTACACAATGCGAAACATTTCATCTGTTACAATCAGTAAGATAACAGAAAGTAGATTTGGTCCCAAGTTAATAACCATTATTGGTATATTAATTATTTTTATATCAACAAATTTACAGGCACTCGGTGGATTACTGATAATACTTGGAATCATATGGTATATTTTGATAAAAGATAGCTTTACTGTTCGTATCAGTACAAATTCTGGAGAAATAAATAGCCTAAGATCAAAAGACAAATTATATATCGAAAAGATTATCAAAGCAATAAATAATGCCATCATATATAGAGGTTAA